The sequence ACGACATCCTTATTGTTACATTCCATTCAGCGCCGGCCCAAGAAACTGCATAGGTATTTGTCAAATTAATGttgtaattaatcaatttaataaatagtttacaATTCATGtagtaaaaatattgtttttctttctagGTTTTAAATACGCTATGATGGCCATGAAGGTTCTTATTGCCACAATTCTTCGGAAATACGTTTTGATAAAAGACGAAATCACACTAATAGAGAATATCAAATTAAAAGTCGACGTGATGCTCAAGCCTGTTGATCAAATAACTGTAAGAATCGagaaaagaattccaaaattaaTTCGTACATAAcaaactgaatctttttttacGTTGTATTATccatattagtttttaatgaaattgtcaaATTAGTAAAATTGTATGTCAACTCAATTATGAATTGCATGTGAGATTATTTAAAACCTCTAAGttaaaatggaaaatatcttCATTATGTCggaattgtcaaaaatatatatttattgaataaaatcaaattctCCATAACATAAGTATTAACAGTTtgataattataagaaaatatcgGAATTTTACTGtaacattaaattcaaaaatactaaATATAATGGAAGctactttttaaactaaagattttCAAGCACTAACAAATAAAGAtaggaaattttaatcaaattttttaaatgccaaaCAAGAGGACTTGTGACAAGAATAGTTGAttgaattgatataaaaaaatgcaccTTAAACTAAAAGATAAGGACTGTCAATATGTCCAGCACCAGATACTATTCCTCCCTCGTTGGAAGAAGACAATTTCGTCCGCAAAAGGTGACCAACCTGTTCGTTAACTTTGATCTCGTTCTCACTCctaaattaaatgttcaaaaagatgtttatttaaaaataattaatgattaaaatgtgaaaataagaacggaaaattaatcaattgaaaaaaatattataaataacaaaaggACATACCCCACAATTACTCCGTAAATACCAAGTTCGGTTATAACATCTTGGGCTTCAACACATTCTTCACTATCAGCCCGTATCAAGATATTCTTCAGAGGCGGTGGACAAATTCGGTCCATGAGAATCCAACCCGTCCTTTCCTTcgaatctttcattttttctaactGTATCCTCACGTCATCATCATAAAAATTATTCCCACCTCCCTCTCTTTGAggctttaaaacaaattttcttggtgTCTCAATAGCCATAGCTACTGCTTTATCACCCTTCTCATcctgttttaaaataaagataatcATTACTTTATTacatttgagaatttaaaaatgaaaaatttatttagattttgtgcagcatttaaattaatttaagtctAATTATGAAATACTGACCAAGTCTAGACCATAAAGGCCAGTAAACACATCAGTTACTTTTGACACCAGATTAGGATCCTTCAGAAACCGATCTACGACTCCCGGAAGTGCTAATGCCTGTTGTACCTATTTAAATACAATCGAAAACTTCTATTTTTgatgttgatttttatttaaaatattctaatgttaatttaaataatgtatttgatGCTGAAACAAACTAACCTTTTTTGCACCTGCTAAATGGTAATGAATCGAGGGACATTTAATGGCAAGAGAACGCTCTACCATTAATCTTACTGCCCACTCCTTTTCCGTAGGATAAGCTTCCACCTCATAACCAGAACGAAAGTATACTACAGACATAATACTATCATCGCTGCAAAAACCATAAATATTTATCAATCTCTTTCCCAAATACTTCGGAAGTGTAACGAAACCAGCTACGCTAATTTGCGGAATTACCAGGTAACACTTGAGAGAATACCTACACAATTAATTCGTTATTAGGTCCCAATTTGGCTTGCGTGACCAATTCACCTAAGCTCCTTCGGATAATTTTAATACTTGGATTCAATTTCTGAACTCCAAATTCGAGAAATCTCTGATCGCATATATTGTATGTAATACCCTCAACGACAAACAACAT is a genomic window of Belonocnema kinseyi isolate 2016_QV_RU_SX_M_011 chromosome 8, B_treatae_v1, whole genome shotgun sequence containing:
- the LOC117177805 gene encoding glutathione synthetase-like encodes the protein MKKAKTELYVEVNVPEKELKSFIQKAKDWALINGISMRSKDPYSPNTLKIAPFLLLPSTFPKKEFVKATEVQITLNELMHKVAHDHQFLTEVLKSTIEVDGFTEKLFRIYEAVYAEGFNQKISLGLFRSDYMLHGDDDHKILQVEFNTIASSFAALACKITEFHKYVLKDLGYSDKLKNIPENNAMSGFCRGLVCAWTLYGNDEAKMLFVVEGITYNICDQRFLEFGVQKLNPSIKIIRRSLGELVTQAKLGPNNELIVDDSIMSVVYFRSGYEVEAYPTEKEWAVRLMVERSLAIKCPSIHYHLAGAKKVQQALALPGVVDRFLKDPNLVSKVTDVFTGLYGLDLDEKGDKAVAMAIETPRKFVLKPQREGGGNNFYDDDVRIQLEKMKDSKERTGWILMDRICPPPLKNILIRADSEECVEAQDVITELGIYGVIVGSENEIKVNEQVGHLLRTKLSSSNEGGIVSGAGHIDSPYLLV